Below is a window of Dromaius novaehollandiae isolate bDroNov1 chromosome 23, bDroNov1.hap1, whole genome shotgun sequence DNA.
CTACATCAGTGAGGACTTAATTTCATCTTTGTGCCAGATCAACAAGCTCTTCATGTCAGGGACACAAAAGTCCAAAGAATGCTGTCAGGACTCTTAAAGCATTAGAGATGCACCAGATTGACAGACCAGCTGGTGCCACTCTGCCTCAATGCTAGAATGAATCTCAGTGTTTCCTGTTTTGAATTCCATCAGTGATTTTCTTAGCTCTGCACTAGCAAAAGCTTACTGTGTTTTTACTTTATCTTTTAGTATGTCCATCTGCATAGTCTCCCAGTCCTATTTAGACTCTAGTAAGACTCAGGGTACATTGTCATTTAACATTTGCTTTATGGCTGGAAAGAACTTGACTTGAATATCTATCAACCCTTTAAGGTACAGAGTGAGCTCAGAGCTGTGATCAGGCCTTACCTCTGTGCAGAAGAACCAGAGAGAGAGATACTGAACTAGCAGCTCAGGCTTCTTTAAAACCATATTGAGAGCCTGCAGAGGTGATGCTCTACTGAGGGTAAGGAAGATTCTGGGGATATGCTCTGAATATTTTCTCCATAGAGCTGTTCTCTCAGAACCTGGGTGCTTGACTGTTGTCAGTGCAAGCATTGTGCcatattaaaagagaaaaggaagacttGGCATTGAAGCCCATGTGTGATATTAAGGGCTTGATTGAGCTATCTGTTCATTCTTTCTGGAGCAAAGGATATATGTCAAACACAATATAAGGATTTGCATCCGATCTTAGCAATGAAAAGAGTGCCTTTATATGGACTTGGAATCCCAGGGGATGTAAAGAACAACAGCTATCAGGAAGTGAGAAGGTTCTTCCACCTTTTTTTGTAAccagctctgcttttctgtaGCGCACATCAGCATTACCATTTTGTGTTTTTTGATTTgtcttattttgtttctgtacatCTCTGAAGGGATCAGTTCATTAACCGCTGCGATGCATTAATATTTACAGTGTAAATATCACTAATATCCTTTTCTTGCAgacactgggatttttttttaaggatgccATCAAGAAGTTTATTGTGACTCAGTGTATTCTTTTGCCGGTGACATCCCTCCTGCTTTACATTATTAAAATAGGGGGAGACTACTTCTTCATCTATGCCTGGCTCTTCACATTAGTTGTTTCCTTGGTGAGTAAGAGAATACATTTTTGTTGCTTCCAAATGGTAGCTTACTTGCAGGATGATATGTGCtgagctttgaaaaaaataacagaaaaaaaatcagtgaaaaatcTAAATCTCCTTGGAATTTTAGGGTCTTCAGTCTTTAacagcatgttttattttcaatGTATTTGTTCAGGAATAACAGCTCATATTAATTGTCCACATTAATgtgatattttctattttatctaTTTAATACTGAACTGTCTatcaattaaaaaataagcattaaaaaagctttaaaatagacACTGGAAATACAATGGTATATGGTGATAGGTTTTCCTTTTTCGTAAATATAGAAAGGATTCCTGCCCTCTTTTTGTACTTGCTGTGTTCCACTTCTAGTAGTAAACACACATTTTTATGCCTTGTTTTCAATATCTGTATGTGTTTGCAGGTACTTGTTACAATCTATGCAGACTATATTGCCCCTTTGTTTGATAAATTCATTCCGCTTCCTGAGGGAGAGCTCAAGCAAGAAATTGAAACAATGGCAAAGAGCATTGACTTCCCATTGACTAAGGTGTATGTGGTTGAAGGTGAGATTTTTgaataaaaagacattttaattttaagttcTTGGATTTTTAGCTTTAATTATGGATGCTGCAGAACAGGAGTTGCTTACATTCTCCAACTGTTGTAATACTTGTCAAGGTACAtgccactttcctttttttttcaccttgGGATCAGAATGGTGAAGTTGAACATAGAGCCTTAACTCAGCATTTTATTGGAAGCATTGTCTTAGATCTGTTGAGCAGAAATATGTAGCACAATAAGAAATGGAAGCTGCTGTCCTAGATTCCAATTTTAGAACTTTAAATCAAAAAGTAATTCTTACCTTTTCTCATCTATGTTCAGCATTAATTGCCTCAAACTCTTTAATGAAGCCATTAGAATGGTATGAATGATAAAACTTCCTGTTCCTTCTAAGTGTCCATGTGGACTGTTTCTTATGGTGTGGCTCGATGGACCCAGCCCCTCTACTTGGTATCATAAGCTTTGCACTACGTAGTACTGCGGTTTTGGTCCTCTCCTCATGCTTAGCTCACGGTACCTAATGTGGAATATGAAAGCTGCCGTTTCACTTTCTCTCCACCTTTGCATTCTTGGAgcactctactttttttttccactgctactcattttgttcctttctgttcTTGATTTCAGGGACTTTCCcaactggtcttttttttttttggtttgtgcCACTTGGGAGGCAGAGGTATTTTTATTGCCTTGGTGAAAGCAGTATAGGatggaaaaaaagagctgaaatgGTAGAATTTTCCCTTAAGAGAAGCTAATGAAGACTTCAGCGTGGACCTGTGGCTTTCACAACTGCAGTCAAAAACTTCTAGTATTGATATACTTGAGGCCTAACAAACTCCCCTTTCCTAGCAAAGTTGAAACTTTTCAAAGCTTGGGAGTCATTATAGAGGCTTGTCAAATAATTGAGTTTTTAATTTAAGCATTGCTGACTGTCTCCTAGCATGGACTTCTGTCATGAAGGTTAAAAGGAAGCACTGGAAGCCAATTGCTTGTGCTCTGGCACCTCTGTGGCATACTATTGCATTGGCTTCTTCAGCATCACTGTATTAAGTGTTAGTGATTTGCAATGAAGAGAGGCTTCCAAACCCCCATTTTCTCTCCTGGCATCTCTAAGAGTGTTGAGCTAGCACCATTCCCTGCTGGTATGGGGGTCTGATGTGGGAGCATCTCTTTGCcagtgtttttctgcattttttcttggCTCTCCCCACTCCAGAAATGACTTCTTAGCAACATGTACAAAAAAGTCTTTTAATCTCAGAGTTCATTCCATGAAAATGTAGGTTGCAAAGGTTCCTTCTCTGCAAGCAACACTGTATTGGAGGATGAAGCTTTTTATGATAGGTAGGTAAATGGAGACTTCACTATGCTGTGGCTGATGATCAGTTTTCCTCACTGAGAAGTGACTGGAAGCTGAGGCTTCCTTCTCTGACCAGTCTCTTCCTGCATCAATCTGTCTTGGTTTGGTGCTGAAGTTACCATGACCATACCATAGGGCAGAAAATTCCCATTGCATGCTGCCCTAAGAAGTTGATGCAGCTCGTATGTTTACAGTGAAGGTTTGCCTTCAACTTGCAGTATCTTATCTTCTGCTGCCAAAAACAGAGCTAGCTTCCATCTCTTCTCTCATAGTCTCTCAGTCCTGATGTTGTAACAGTTCCTGCCATCTAGACAGCTTTTTTTGATCCACTGAAACATGGACAGTTTCAGCTGGTCAAATAAACTGTCTAGATGAAAGTAGCTGTTAAAATTTGCCTATTTGCCCTAGCTCTTTTTATCTGTTAGGAACTGTTACGAATACAACATTTTTAAGAGTCTGTCTGAGATCTGTACTTCATCTCCTactcttctctctcctcatcTGCATCTGATTATAACACCTTCAGAAATTCAAATCATCTTTGCTGGCACATTCAAAGAATTCTAAAATGCACCCATCAGTCTCTTTACAAGGAGGGCAGCAAATTTCTTTGCAGAGTACTTTCCTCTCTGAACCTGAAATTGCAgtagtgtttttcttttggatAGTACATTGGTTCTTGACTGTTCTTGTGCTTTTAGTGAGTTGGACTGAACACCTGCGATTGTATGTTGCAAATGAAAAATCACTATTGGAGGTAGTGAGTGAGATCATCTTTACTTaggtcattttaaaatatgcttcagCCTGCAAGCTTATTTGCAGGGAGTTGGTCTACCGTTCATATGGGGTCTCTGAGAATTCCTTTGGAAGAATCTGTTCCAAGTAAGACTGCATAGATAGGTTTCAGTGCACAGGATTATTCTGACCGTGGTCTCTGATGTAAATCTTCCCTGATCAGGTTCTAAGCGTTCTTCTCATAGCAATGCTTATTTCTATGGATTCTTCAAGAATAAGCGGATAGTGCTGTTTGATACCCTCTTAGAAGATTATTCTGCTTTGAACAAAGAGCCAGCAGAAGGAGCCGATGGTGAGAATGAAGAGACAAAGTCTAAAACCAAAGTGAGTTCATATTTGTTCTTCATTGTGTTATTAACATTAACTTCTTAGGGAGATGTTTTTTGCTTGTGTTTCCTGTGTGTATCGTAAAGGTCCTGAGTGAAATGCTAAAACCCAAAACCTGATGATTTCATCACCAAAGAATCTCTGAGCTGGTGATAGATGGAATTTCTGGGCCTGTGAGTGAATTGGTGCAAATAATCTTAAGGAGACTTTAGAAATCCACAAGGGCTTTAGTAAAACATAGATTTCTTCCATGTAACAAATAAGGATGGATAAAATTGGTGGAATACTTTCTGAAGAGCCTGAAGGAATAATTATGAGAAGAATAAATTGCCTCCTGCAGCCCATGGTTAGGCCAGTGTATAGACTGTTGTTCACTCTGGCTTGTGTTTCTTGTGAGCATGTTGGTGGTAGAATTCTCTTCATCCGTGGTTTGTGGTATGGCATACTGCAGAAGTGAGTGATGGGAGGAGGGGATTTTGAGCTCACCCACACTGAAAAATCCAGAAAGCGTTCTCTATAGTAATAATGAGAAGCACTTCCTCCATTCCAGGGGGTTCTTCAGCTACCTTCTCAATACACAGGCCCGCATACTTGCTTCTGACTTGCTAAGGGCTTTTGTACCTCTGAAGTTACAGAAGTTCATCATCCCTTTGTTGCAGGGATGGGGGTATTGTTATTGTCATTCCTTTTTTAGTGAATGCAACTGTAGTACCTTGGAAAGCAAGGCTCTGTTTTGAATgttgaaggaaggagagagaggactCTGCTCAATTACTCATTAAAAGTCTTTGGCTCTGAATGTCAGCTTGCATTGTAACGCCTTTTCTtgggtaaagaaagaaaaagatgaggtTAACAGATGGTAGGAGAGCGTTTGGAAGGCAAATCTTCCAGCATTGTTCCAGGTCTGCACAGGCTTGTCTGCATAGATAAGAAATAAAGGATCACCACCTCATGGTAGAAAATTATTGAacttaaaagtttattttttgtgAGTGACTTCTTGAGTCTATCTCATTTCATAACGGACAAGCCCGTCCAAAAGGCTCAGTATGAAATTGTATGTTTATCTTTATGCTGCTGGTATAAGGGAAGAGCGACTTCCAGATCTTGGGGCATTTAATGACTTAAGTGAcataaggaaaacaaattaaCAAGTAAGAAATTGGATCAGTTGTGTTCAGTCATATCTGATATTAGTTCGATTTTGTTACTCCCTCAGAATAAGAAACAAGGATGTAAAAATGAAGAAGTTCTGGCTGTACTTGGCCATGAATTGGGTCATTGGAAACTAGGTCACACCATCAAAAATATTATCATCAGCCAGGTAAGTTACGATAAACTAGTGGTTTTTCTAGAGCATTCTGTAATTACTGTCCTTTCCAAAATGCCTACTTCCAGATTTGCAAGTGTATCTCATGTTGATTGTGCCGTACACAGCAAATGGCCCCTTCTGTGAGTACCCCTTAGTCCACTCTCCTCCTCTGTTACTGGTTTCCAGCAGCAGACCTGTAATTCCTTTGCCAAGTACTCCCTTGGCGTTCCACATCGAGTTCTTCTCTCTGCTCTCTGAATCTGGAGTGGGACTGATGTTTGCACACAACTAGTATTTATGATTCTTTTGTCTTGCACCAAACACCCTTGCATGTTACAGCTCATCCCACTGTTCCCAGCTCTTACCATTAAGAGTGTGCTCATACTTCTCAGTAAGAATAACAATCCAAAGCTTGCATCATTCTTACtacaaagcattttcttcttttttgcatatattttgggATTATTAATTGTACACGGACTTCATGTTTTCCTAGTAGCTCTTCTGCTACATATTTTGTACACAAGAAGTGTATGTGACATGTATGCTTGTATCCACCTTTCCTGGAGTCTTTCTTGCGCAATTGTATATTGGGATATGGCAGGGGGAGCAAATATGCTGCCATTTATCTGCTGTGCAAGTACTGCAAAGGAAGAACACTCCAGCGTGCTGCAGCAAAGCCTGTGTACACTCAGATGTGTACTCCACGTGTACAGCAAATACTGCGTACAgttctggtctccacatctcaaGAAGGACATGGTGGAGTTAGAGAAGGTTAGAAATTAGAAGAAGGGCAGCTAAAATTATCAAGGGGATGGAGCAAATATTGCACGaagagagaccaaaaaaaaaaaaaaaaccaaaaaaactggCACTTCAGTTTGGAGAGCAGAGGATTATGAGGGAACATGACTGACTCAGgagggcacttttttttttttttttacattgcattttcaTACCTTGTGCACCCTTTACTGGTGAATAACCTTAATGCATCCTTCTTGGTGCATGCCCAAAATGGGGATGAATATTGAAGCAGTCACTAGAGATCTGCTAACCTTGCATTTGAAGTAGAAAAGATGAATATTGAAGCAGTCACTAGAGATCTGCTAACCTTGCATTTGAAGTAGAAAAGCCTAATGGTCTGTTTACTCATGCATTTGCCTCTGGGCATTGCACAATGCAAAGGAATTGCTCCTCAAACCTCTTCTGCTTCCTGACTTCAAATGCTTTGGTTTGCAAGGTTCAGCAATGTGTTGCTATGGCTATTTTCTGTTAATTTACTGTCATCAGTCTGCCATATTCTTTGGTGTAGATTTATCTTGTTCCAGGTGACAGaatgctgttctgttttttcctttttttttttcttcttaagctaTTCACAAGTTTTTCAGGCTGTAACATCACTGTCCAGCTTAAGCTCCTTTCTATCCCTCTCTTTCCACACTAGCTTTCTCTTATCCACCCAATTAAATACTTCAGTGAGGTCCTTCTTACCTCCTGCCTTGATTAATGCAATTATATTCCAACTTCTGACATCTGTGTTGATCCCtactaattaaaaaataactacTTTGATATTTTCTATGCTGCTAACTCATGTAACCTTTGTGTTTGGATCCATCTTCCAGTTACTGATATCTCACTGTAATAGGTAGATTTTTATCCTCACTTCCAAAAATATCCACAAAtctgttttctactttttctGTTGGCTCTTTTCTGTCAcagctctccctctctccctttttctgtcTGTATGTTTCAACCATGCATTTTACCTTCCACATTACTCTGAAAAGACCAAACAGCCACCTGAATAGATTGAGAAGGTACTTTCATCTTCTCCAGAAAACTTTGTAAGATGTGATCCTGCCTCTTGCCTCTGAAAAGCCAGCCAAGCAAAGCACTTGTACACAATAATGCATGGCTTAGATGGAAGAGTAGATTGTTTCCAGAAATAGAAGTACAGCACAGTGAACAGCACATAATGCTTCAAAGAAAGACTTCTGACAtgtttggtttgcttttaaaCTTTTTAGAATACATTTACTTCCACGGAGATAGATTCTCCACTCTGTTCCCTCCTCACTTATCTTGTCTTCCTGCCTTTTCATCTCCCTTCactacttaaactttttttttctttttttagctcactgatagaaaatgaaaatagttaCTTTATTGAATGTGTACACAGAGAGGAGGTTAAAGGTGGCCGTTTGCTCCTCTTTGTATATTAATTCTAAAgtaatctctctctttttcactgGAGGTTCTGTGCCAATCTGTAATGTGAACACTTAGGCCATAATTTAGATTTATACAAAAAGCCCATCTTAACCAAGAATGTTGTTTCCTTTCCTAGATGAAttccttcctctgcttcttcTTGTTTGCTGTGTTAATTGGTCGGAAAGAACTCTTTGCTGCATTTGGTTTCTATGAGACCCAGCCTACCCTGATAGGCTTGATGAttattttccagttcattttctCACCTTACAATGAGGTAAACTGTAACTCCTGGAATTGGTCTTTCAGCTTTAGGTGTTGAAGTATCATCCTTTTTAAGTAATGATTTTATTTGGCTATATTATTACTTTAGAGAAGAGTTTGAAGTTTCTAGGGGTTGTACGTGGTATATCTCAATGTAATAAGTATGGTCAGTTTTCTGCCTTGGGTAGGACTCCCAGTTTCAGATTTGACCTGCATAAATCTTATTGAGATCATTCTAAAGCCGCAGCGATCTGTGGGATGGGGGGAGGAAGATGTTATAATGCTTATTTACTGATGCTATAAGGAACTTACAGATGgctgaatttttaaataatattttaatatatttctcaCCACAGGTTCTCTCCTTTTGCTTGACTGTGTTAAGCCGACGATTTGAGTTTCAAGCAGATGCATTTGCCAAGGAACTTGGGAAGGCTAAAGACCTGTATTCTGCTTTGATAAAACTAAACAAAGATAATTTAGGATTCCCGGTTTCTGACTGGATCTTTTCAATGTGGCATTACTCCCATCCACCCCTTTTAGAAAGACTTCAGGCCTTGAAAGATGCAAAGCAAGAGTGACAGGAATCGTTGTTGGTTCAGAGACAGTGCTTCCATCTCAGAAGCAAAGTTCAGAGCTGCTTTTAAGATTGCTTTTTAAAAGGATAATTCCAATTAAGTGCACTGTTAAGAGTACCACACCCTGCTCTGAGAATCCTGAAATAGGTATTAAATTAAatgacattattttcttttaacagaaaaagaaCTGTGGGACTTAATTTAGAGAAAGTACtggataaagactttttttcatttGGCTTTTATCTTCATACTGTAGTATAGactttgagggaagaaaaaaaatacagactccAAAGcacatatttttttcagttcGCACATGCCTTGAACATTGCTTTTGATTCTCTCCCCATTCTCAACATTCTGTAAGTGAGATGAACCTTCCTTTCCCAGTCTCAAACCTGATTCATAGTGAAGAGGGTTTGAGGGACTTGGCTTCTCGTGTGATAATACTTGTACTAGCCAATCActgtttgtgtttaaaaaaaatgaatgcaagtaCTGGCCTTTCTCCTGGATTCAGATTCATGTCTGTCGTAGTTGAAAATGCTGCGTAATAAAACCACTTTCTCTGAAACGTGGGAATAAAGTTGAatttcagctgaggaaatgtACCATGATTTCCTTGAAAATGAGCATTAGTCTGTATTCAGCAGCATTATAATGGGATTGGGCTCCTCTTCTCCACTGTGTTTCTGGAGGAGTGAAAGGAGGCTATGGAGAACCAAGACAGGGCCCACATGTTAGAGAAAGTTGCTAATTCTCTGTTCTTCTCCGTTTTGCCTATGAGCAGAATCGTTAACAGCTTTTTCACACCTCAGTTCCTCTGTTGTCTTTTGCACCAATTTTTGTATATATGGAAGCAAGCAGTGGCTCAGACTGTATCAGAGCAGACTATTCATTCTGAGAGCAGAGGGAGGTGTGGAAGCACTCTGCGATGGGCCCTTTAGTTAATATGGAGCCACATGAAATATTAGTGTTGGAATACTTGGAAGGTGTTCCTCATCATCATTCTGATTTAAACAACCCAAGATAGTTTGTTCATACCTGATACAGGTTAGGGAAGGACAAAATGGGTAATTGGggagcagcttctgtgtctgttttctcAGACCTTTCTAATAAAAGGTCTTTTCTAATAAAAGGTGAGATTAAATTTACTTTTGTTGACAAAGATAGAAGTTAAATATAGGTTTGTATGTGCCATACATATATGTGTTGGACCAGACTGAATGCAAACACTTCATATAAAAATCAGATTCGGTATCTGTGGTAAATTTAAAAAGTTCTCAGCTCTATGCAAAGAGATaacagaatcaaagcaaattctgATCCTTTCAGGTGTGAAGTATTCTTAGACACTGTTAGCTAAAATTTGCTTTTCTGACCACCTGAAATAGGGAAAAATGCCTTACCAGGTGATGGGCATGGCGATGTCTCAGGTGCAACAGGATGTAAGATGTTGCTGGAAGCTCTTTGTATGCCTTGTTCCGATTGTGTTTATATGCTAACAAATGTGAAGCTAAGCTACAGCCATGGATTTAGGAGACAAGTTTACAGATATGGGAAGCCTATATTTGTTATCTTAATTGCATTTAATAAATGgcccttaaaaataaaaggattaaCTTGGACCTGTCAATTCAGAAGACTAAATAAATGTGTCGAGTCTTGAGTTGCAGAGGTGTTGGTTGGTCTGAGCCTACAGAAAGCATGTTGAAAGCAATCTAAGAAAAGCATTTGTCTCAATCAATAattaaaacttaatttaaaactgaattttgtggttacttctgaaattttgcaaaatggaaacaaaaggagaggaaaatgggATAATGGGGGAAATGCTACTTAGTAGGGAAGCACTTCAGACTTGAAATATTTGGGCTACCAGGTGAAGATAAGGTAACTGTCTGTTGCTCCCTTCTCTCTGTAGTTTATCTCTGAGGAGTTTCTCTCCTCAGTTCTTCCAATTGAATTGGTCATCTGACTCCTCTGAAGTGACCATGGGCTTAGAGTTGGTTCCAGTCTGCTCCAATCACTACTCAGCACTGGCATCCTGTTTGTTCATCCTCTGACTTTTTGCCTTCCACTTACTACTGTGTGGACATCTGGAATGTGTCAGCTACATGTTACAGACCTCCTACAGCTTCTAGTTGCTTGCTTCATGCATTCCTTACAATAGTCTAAATCACAGCTAAGCCTGTTTCCATGCAGCTGCTGCGTTTCAGATATCTAAATCCTCCCACCATGTCTACACAGCCACATGACCAGCCAGTCCAAACAGCATGATGATGAGGTTTGACTACCAGAATAAAACATCAGCTAGGCAACCATGTCCCTTTGGATTAATGACTGGTTCTGAGATAGGAAAATGAGAAAGCTAGATCACAGAGTCACAGTAGGGTTTAGGGCAACTTATGTTAGGATGGGGACAAAGCCAAGGGACTGGTGCCCTTGTGCTTCAATTTGTGAGAAAGCGACAAGGTTGAGGGAGTTCAGAGAAAAGAACAATTGTTAGTTTAGCCATCCGCATGCTCTACCTTGTCTTTCAGCTGCTGAGGCTTCAGACTAAACACTGACATTTGCCAGAACCCCTACTGTTCAGGACAGGCTCCTCAAACTATGCTACAGGCattgttttttcccttcatctgGACTGCCAAGGGCATCTTGACTATAGCTTCTGGCTATGTATATCTGGACTGTTGAGTGGGATTAGCTAGTACCTGGCCTCCATAGTCCTCAATAATGGAGATTTAAAAGCTTATGTATGTTAGACAGCAAATAAGTTACCCTATGCATGCAGGAGCCCTACAGCAGAATCACAGACACATTGTTGGAAGCCCCTCCAAAAGGGAAGGATTTACATATGTGAATTGTGAAGGGGGGTGAAGTGGCAGAGAAGaacacatgaagaaaaagaggagtAGTAATAAGGGATGAATGTTCAAAAATTCAAGATGAACCCCAAGCAGAACACCTCTGCCAGCACATCCATGCAGGCACCCACAGAGCTGGTGGGCACTGATCAGCAGTGTCCTGCCCAAAGGCTGATAGCTCCAGTTACCCTTTTCGTCTCACAAACTTCTGCTCGTGTTATAGGTGGAAGCTTTAGAGAAAAGATGTAAAAAGGGGAGAGGAATAGTCCAGCCCAATCTTGGCATGCTTCATGGAAACATGCACAAATGTCTCCCTTTCACCACAGTCTAAGGGGACTCCATGAACCATGCTGTGGCCATGCTTATGCCCACTGCTATAGGTGTTTCCACGTGGCTTCTCACCTTCTTGGCTGCCAGCAGGTCCTGCAACTTTGTATCTGGATTAGATGTGTAGGCGGGGAGCCTGTGTGGAGGAGGTGCATGCAAAGATAAATTCGTGGGATCATATGAAAATGAACTCAGTTACATCATTTCAGCTTGGTGAAGGAATCTGCTGGTAGTGTTTGGGGAGGCTTGCAGGACACAGACCTAATAATGAGCTCTGCTAGCCCAGGAGAGTAACTGGGGTCTCCCAACAGAATCTGCTTGAGATAAGGAAAAGAACTGTGAATCCAAAGACTGAAGGTAACAGTAAGAGCTGTGGCACGCTGATACTGCTAGCAGCATGATCAGCACACGCTTGTGGATGATCATGGTCCTAGTGGTTCCCATCTTCAGGTATTCTGCCAAGATCACAGAATTATATGAAATTTGTTTGACAGGACCTCTGGTGGTCACATAGTCCAGCATCCTGCTCCAAGCACCACTAACTTcaaatcaggttgctcagggctttggaaaatctccaaggatggagattccagaACCTCTTTGGATGGCTTGTTCCAGGGCTGGACCACTCTTCATCGTGAAAATCTCCTTCCTTACATCTAGCTCtcatttcccttgctgcaattttggcctgttgtttcttgttcttttacTGTGCATCTCCAGGAAGAGCTCCCTCTGACATTTTTGGCATACTAATGACCAATGCGTAGATTCTGTGAGAAAGACTTTGTGATAAGATCTTTGGCAGACCTGTCATCGTGAACAGCTTTGTGGTTCTGAGTTGCTCTTGGCAGAAGACCAATGGTCTGGGAGCTCTCAGGGAACAGCATGTTGAAGCAGTACCACAG
It encodes the following:
- the ZMPSTE24 gene encoding CAAX prenyl protease 1 homolog, which encodes MALPGELWAELPAEKRIFCSVLLFSWAVYLWEAFLAHRQRRVYRTTTHVPWELGQIMDSETFEKSRLYQLDKSTFSFWSGLYSEVEGTMILLCGGIPFLWNLSGQISGHAGFGPEYEIVQSLVFLLLATLFSAVTGLPWSLYNTFVIEEKHGFNQQTLGFFFKDAIKKFIVTQCILLPVTSLLLYIIKIGGDYFFIYAWLFTLVVSLVLVTIYADYIAPLFDKFIPLPEGELKQEIETMAKSIDFPLTKVYVVEGSKRSSHSNAYFYGFFKNKRIVLFDTLLEDYSALNKEPAEGADGENEETKSKTKNKKQGCKNEEVLAVLGHELGHWKLGHTIKNIIISQMNSFLCFFLFAVLIGRKELFAAFGFYETQPTLIGLMIIFQFIFSPYNEVLSFCLTVLSRRFEFQADAFAKELGKAKDLYSALIKLNKDNLGFPVSDWIFSMWHYSHPPLLERLQALKDAKQE